Part of the Zhongshania aliphaticivorans genome, AAATGCCGCTGTGCTCATTGGCCTCGTTATCACTTATACCCTGCGGCATGGCGATCACGCTCTGCAGACAGTTCCTCTGAGTATTAATGTCAGCCTCGTTATCACTGCTGTTGTGCTCTATCTAATGGCATCACCAAAAGCAAAGAGCACATTCAACAGCGAGAGTGTTCCTAAGCCCTGACCACGGCCATCGCCGCATCTTGACGTAATGGCCTGGGTCCACGATCTAGACGCAGCCATGCCTTCTCATGGAAGTAAAACACAACCGTGTTCACCGCGGGCTCGATTAATGCCAGCATGCCACCAACTACCGCACTACCTGTGAGAATGTAGGCAACTGAGAACGCCACAGTGAAATGCATCATGGCGAAACTGATTGTCTTTTTCATAATGGCCTCCTCGGTCATTGTCTTGTTAATTAAAATGTATCTAGTCGATGCTCATAGCTGTAGCTGCCGACAGAAAGAATGATAATGATTATCAATAAATTATTAAAATTGGATGGTATAATAATAACCATCGTTGAAACCTATCAATTAAACGGTCACTGATAAAATAATCTCGCACCACCATTGGTCGTATATTTGCCGCCGCGACCCAAACTAGAGCTCACTTTCATCGATATGTGCCACAAGCCTTTAATACAAGCCTAAGCATTCGGACGTCGCCACAAGCTCACTCACCCTTTGGCACAACAGTTGCACACTATCTTTCAGAAGCGCGCCGATACAGTGCGCCACCACTAGAAACGAAGGGTTCTAATGAAAAAAGCGCGCCTCCCTCTCTCGCTCGTAACGCTGGCCTTTTCCTCTCAACTATATGCCGACGACCTCTCTGAATTAACAGGCGCTACCGATATGGTCTGGCTTGTCACAGCCAGTGCCTTGGTGTTTCTTATGCAGGCTGGCTTCGCCTTGCTTGAGTCAGGTATGTCGAGAACCAAAAACTCCCTAAATGTGGTTATGAAAAACTACATGGATGTGTGCATAGGAACTTTAATATTCTGGGCTCTCGGCTACGGCTTTATGTTTGGCAGCAACCCCAGTGGCCTCATTGGAACTGATTTATTTCTGCTTAATGAAAGTGACCCAACAAGCTACGGCACTCTTTTATTTCAAACCATGTTTGCGGCAACCGCCGTGACGATTGCCAGCGGTGCCATGGCTGAACGGACGCGATTCGACGCCTATTTAATTGGCGCAATTATCATTACCGCCATAATCTACCCCATCTTTGGCAGCTGGGTATGGAATGCCGATGGCTGGCTGGCAAAGATGGGCTTTATCGACTTTGCCGGCTCTACCGTCGTTCATTCCGTTGGCGCTTGGTGTGCGCTTGCCGGCGTGATCATACTGGGCCCTCGACTCGGTCGTTTTGACAGACAAGGCAAACCCCGCGAACTTCGTGGACACAACCTCACATTTGTGGCGCTAGGTGGTTTTATTCTGTGGTTTGGCTGGTTTGGTTTTAACGGTGGCTCAACATTAAGTGCCTCAGCGGACATCGGCCTTATTAATTTAAATACCCAACTCGCCGCCGCCGCAGGTGCCTGTGCAACGATGATACTGTCAGTCATCATGCGTAAACCCATATTACTCACTGACACCATAAATGGCAGCCTTGCGGGTTTAGTTGCCATTACCGCTGGCTGCGCCTCCATGCTGCCGGCCTACGCCGTGCTAACGGGTGCCATTGGCGGTGTCATTTGTACGCTTGGCGGTAAATTAATGCTGAAGATGCATCTTGATGATGTTGTTGGTGCGGTATCCGTCCACGGCTTTGCTGGGGCGTGGGGTACATTAGCAGCCGGTATTTTCTTTACTGGAAATATGTTCGATAGCAAATTAATTACCGTGCAGCTCATCGGCATTGCCGCCTGCTTTATTTGGACGTTCTGCTGTGCATTAATTATGTACTTCATTATCGATGTATTAATGGGTCTTAGAGCACCAGCCCAACACGAGCAACGTGGCTTAGACCTTAGTGAACACGCTGAAATTGGCTACCCAGAGTTCAATACCGGAAACATTGCCTACACAGCTGAACGCGCCAACCAAATGGACTTACAGCGATGAGCAGGCGCAGTGTTAGCGAGCGTCGCCGCGCCATCTTTACCGGTCTACAAGGTTTTATGGATGAGGTTACGGTACTAAAGGCCATCACCCACTGGGAGAATCGTTATATTGACCAGCCAAGTCTGGCCTTACAACGCTTTGTTGCCGATATCTGCCAAGCACCCGAGCTCAAACCAAAACGTTCGGCAATATTAAGAAGCCTCATCAAGGCAATGAGCTTGGAAAGTACAGATCTATTAGCCGACCCGAGAGGAAATACGCCTGAGACAATATCGGAAAATCCAATATCTGCGAATCAGGCTTTTGCAGAATTGATGCTCGCAATGATGTCTCAGTTAGATGACGAATTACAGCATAAGCTGCGCATTGACCTCTTGGCGACACTTCGCCAACGCCGCCTTCCCATACACACACTGGATGCATTACAGGGCTGGCTTGGTAATCGCCAACGATTGGAACTTGGCACTGTATCGCCCGTATTACTTCAAAAGTTATTAAATCAATATTATATATTATTGTGTGAAAACATCGGACCAAGCCACGCC contains:
- a CDS encoding DUF2061 domain-containing protein, whose amino-acid sequence is MKKTISFAMMHFTVAFSVAYILTGSAVVGGMLALIEPAVNTVVFYFHEKAWLRLDRGPRPLRQDAAMAVVRA
- a CDS encoding ammonium transporter, yielding MKKARLPLSLVTLAFSSQLYADDLSELTGATDMVWLVTASALVFLMQAGFALLESGMSRTKNSLNVVMKNYMDVCIGTLIFWALGYGFMFGSNPSGLIGTDLFLLNESDPTSYGTLLFQTMFAATAVTIASGAMAERTRFDAYLIGAIIITAIIYPIFGSWVWNADGWLAKMGFIDFAGSTVVHSVGAWCALAGVIILGPRLGRFDRQGKPRELRGHNLTFVALGGFILWFGWFGFNGGSTLSASADIGLINLNTQLAAAAGACATMILSVIMRKPILLTDTINGSLAGLVAITAGCASMLPAYAVLTGAIGGVICTLGGKLMLKMHLDDVVGAVSVHGFAGAWGTLAAGIFFTGNMFDSKLITVQLIGIAACFIWTFCCALIMYFIIDVLMGLRAPAQHEQRGLDLSEHAEIGYPEFNTGNIAYTAERANQMDLQR